The genomic stretch TTCGTGGAGGTGAGCTGGGACGACGCGATCACGCTGGTGAGCGATGAACTCCGGCGAGTTCGTTCACGGCACGGAGATAGCGCGGTGTTCGGCGGATCCTATGGCTGGGCCAGTGCGGGCGCGTTCCACAACGCGCAGAATCAACTCCACCGCTTCCTGGCGTTGGGTGGAGGATACACCGACTCTCGTAACACATACAGCACCGCTGCGTTGGAGGTCATCCTCCCTCATGTGATCGGCGGGCATCCGTGGAGCTACCAGTCCCGGATGCCGATGTGGGACGAGATTGCCGAGAGCTGTGAGCTTGTGGTGGCGTTTGGAGGGCTGGCCCTCAAGAACAGCCAGATCAACCCTGGTGGGCTGGCCAGGCACCAGACGCAGGACCTGCAGCGCCAGTGCCGTGAGGCCGGGGCACGGTTCGTGAACATCAGCCCCATCCGCAGCGACATGGCCGGCTTCCTGGATGCCGAGTGGCTGCCCGTCATCCCCAATACCGACACCGCCGCGATGCTCGGCATCGCCCACACGATGCTGGTCAACGGCTGGCACGATGAGGACTTCCTTCGCCGGTGCTGCGTCGGCTTCGACCGCTTCGCCTCCTACCTGACTGGCGCGCACGACGGCATCCGGAAAGACGCTGCCTGGGCAGCGGAGATCACGGGCATCAGCCGCGATGCGATCACCGACCTCGCTCGCCGCCTCACCACCCAGCGTTCTCTCATCATGGTCAACTACGCGGTGCAGCGGGCAGACCACGGCGAACAACCGATCTGGATGTCTGTCGTGCTGGCCGCCATGGCGGGCTCGATGGGCCGGCCTGGCTGCGGCTGGGGCGCAGGTTACGCGACGATGGACGCGACCGGTGTTGCCAGAGGCCGCCCTTTCGTGGCGACGGTACCGGAGGTTTCCAACCCCGTTCCGGATTTCATCCCTGTGGCAAGGATCGCCGACACCCTGCTGCATCCGGGTGAGACCATCGACTACGACGGCCGGCGCCTCACGTTGCCCGAGCTTCGCCTGATCTACTGGTGTGGAGGGAACCCGTTCCACCACCACCAAGACCTGCACCGGTTGACCCGAGCCTGGCAGACCCCTGACACGGTGGTGGTTCACGAAGCCTGGTGGAACACCACGGCCAAGTTCGCGGACATCGTCCTGCCCGTCGCCACCAGCTTGGAACGCGACGACTTCGCCGCCGGGTTTTCAGACCCCCACCTCGTCGCGATGCCGAAGGTCCGCGAGCCGGCGGGCGAGTCGCGCACCGACCACCAGATCTTCACCGCCTTGGCCTCCCGGCTCGGATACGAGCAGGAGTTCACCCAGTCACGCTCCGAGATCGAATGGGTTCGACACCTTTACGAGCAGACGAGGGCCAAACTCAGCGACGATGCCGCCTTGCCGAGCTTCGACGACTTCTGGCGAAGCTCCACCGCTGAGCTGCCGGCGTTGACCGGACCGTTTCCCGGCAGCTTCGAGGCGCTCCGCTCAGATCCGCAGCGTTTCCCCCTGCCGACACCGTCGGGCCGGATCGAGATCTTCTCCGAGGAGATCGACTCGTTCGGCTACGACGACTGCGCCGGGCACCCGACGTGGTTTGAACCAGTGGAGTGGCTTCGTGCCGACCTGTCGGACCGATTCCCGTTGCATTTGATCTCGAATCAGCCCGCCTCACGGCTGCACAGCCAGTACGACAACGGTGACCACAGCCTCAGTTCGAAGATCCGTCGCCGTGAGCCCGTGACGATCAATCCGTTGGACGCCGCGTCACGCGGCATCGAAAGCGGCATGATAGTACGCGTCTACAACGACCGAGGAAGCTGTCTCGCGGGTGCAGTCCTATCCGACGATGTCATGCCGGGCGTCGTGCAACTGTCCACGGGAGCGTGGTGGGATCCGGTCCAGCCGGGCTTGAGCGGAACGTTGGACCGCCACGGAAATCCGAACGTTCTCACAGGGGATCGGCCGTGCTCGCGCCTGTCCCAAGGGCCGAGTGCTCTCAGTGCGCTGGTCGACGTCGAGTGCTACGGCGGCCCTCTTCCCGATATGC from Streptomyces sannanensis encodes the following:
- a CDS encoding molybdopterin-dependent oxidoreductase, which gives rise to MVERRMSVATHWGSFVAVVDSGRLVRIEPRGDDPTPSPIGPGMVTAADDSARVLRPAVRKGWLNGLPRAHDTARGADAFVEVSWDDAITLVSDELRRVRSRHGDSAVFGGSYGWASAGAFHNAQNQLHRFLALGGGYTDSRNTYSTAALEVILPHVIGGHPWSYQSRMPMWDEIAESCELVVAFGGLALKNSQINPGGLARHQTQDLQRQCREAGARFVNISPIRSDMAGFLDAEWLPVIPNTDTAAMLGIAHTMLVNGWHDEDFLRRCCVGFDRFASYLTGAHDGIRKDAAWAAEITGISRDAITDLARRLTTQRSLIMVNYAVQRADHGEQPIWMSVVLAAMAGSMGRPGCGWGAGYATMDATGVARGRPFVATVPEVSNPVPDFIPVARIADTLLHPGETIDYDGRRLTLPELRLIYWCGGNPFHHHQDLHRLTRAWQTPDTVVVHEAWWNTTAKFADIVLPVATSLERDDFAAGFSDPHLVAMPKVREPAGESRTDHQIFTALASRLGYEQEFTQSRSEIEWVRHLYEQTRAKLSDDAALPSFDDFWRSSTAELPALTGPFPGSFEALRSDPQRFPLPTPSGRIEIFSEEIDSFGYDDCAGHPTWFEPVEWLRADLSDRFPLHLISNQPASRLHSQYDNGDHSLSSKIRRREPVTINPLDAASRGIESGMIVRVYNDRGSCLAGAVLSDDVMPGVVQLSTGAWWDPVQPGLSGTLDRHGNPNVLTGDRPCSRLSQGPSALSALVDVECYGGPLPDMLAYAPPNLEQ